A genomic region of Syntrophorhabdaceae bacterium contains the following coding sequences:
- a CDS encoding sigma-54 dependent transcriptional regulator, whose translation MSLGRILVVDDERNLVEVIRMGLEAAGYEVVAAYDERGAIERVKEQVVDLSILDLQLVDKDGISLMEDLHLIIPHMPVIILTGHGSIETAVKAMRRGAYSYLTKPFESQALLFEIQKAMENRRLSSEIERLKGLLETRYSFSNIIARSSKMQKILEAVSRIAKTDSTVLLLGESGTGKDLIAKTIHLASDRKEKPFVAINCAALPEPLLESNLFGHEKGAFSGAIREARGLFLQAHGGTIFLDEIADMPLSIQAKILRVLQEKQVRPIGSERLIEVDVRIIVATNKNLEEQMRRGFFREDLYYRVHVIPLHLPALRERKEDIPPLAEHFLEKAKLQMRKEIKGLTPQAMQKLMLYDWPGNVRELENIVEYAAAMTDKDFISAELILQTKGVEAQEPIRPLKEARDAFEKSYLIYLLELSKGNVSEAAKSAGKYRADFYDLLKKHNLNPSDFKNIE comes from the coding sequence ATGTCCCTGGGAAGAATATTGGTGGTCGATGACGAGCGAAACCTCGTTGAGGTGATCCGCATGGGACTCGAAGCAGCGGGCTACGAGGTTGTCGCCGCCTACGACGAGAGGGGAGCCATCGAACGGGTAAAAGAACAGGTCGTCGACCTTTCTATCCTGGATCTTCAACTTGTGGATAAGGACGGCATATCCCTGATGGAAGACCTCCATCTTATCATCCCGCACATGCCCGTTATTATCCTGACCGGCCACGGAAGCATCGAGACCGCGGTCAAGGCAATGAGACGTGGCGCGTACAGCTATCTTACCAAACCATTCGAATCCCAGGCGTTGCTGTTTGAAATTCAGAAAGCCATGGAAAATAGGCGCCTTTCATCGGAAATTGAGAGGCTCAAGGGGCTCCTTGAAACAAGGTATAGCTTTTCCAACATAATAGCGAGGAGCAGCAAGATGCAAAAAATCCTGGAGGCCGTCTCCCGCATCGCGAAAACTGACTCCACCGTCTTGCTCCTCGGGGAAAGCGGGACGGGGAAAGACCTGATCGCGAAGACGATCCATCTCGCCAGTGATAGAAAAGAAAAGCCTTTTGTGGCGATCAACTGCGCAGCACTTCCTGAACCGCTGCTGGAAAGCAATCTCTTTGGGCACGAGAAAGGCGCATTCAGCGGCGCGATCAGGGAAGCGAGGGGGCTTTTCTTGCAGGCCCACGGGGGCACGATCTTCCTTGATGAGATTGCCGATATGCCCCTTTCCATCCAGGCAAAGATTCTCCGTGTCCTTCAAGAGAAACAGGTTCGTCCCATCGGGAGTGAAAGATTGATTGAGGTGGACGTAAGGATCATCGTGGCCACAAACAAGAATCTCGAAGAGCAGATGAGGCGGGGATTTTTCCGCGAAGATCTCTACTATAGGGTCCATGTGATCCCCCTTCATTTGCCTGCCTTAAGGGAGAGGAAGGAGGATATCCCCCCCTTAGCCGAGCATTTCCTTGAAAAGGCTAAGCTGCAAATGAGGAAAGAGATCAAAGGACTCACTCCTCAGGCTATGCAGAAGCTGATGCTCTACGACTGGCCGGGCAATGTTCGCGAGCTGGAAAACATAGTTGAGTATGCTGCCGCCATGACCGATAAGGACTTCATTTCGGCAGAGCTCATTCTTCAGACCAAAGGGGTGGAGGCCCAGGAGCCGATAAGGCCTCTCAAAGAAGCGCGTGATGCCTTTGAAAAGAGTTATCTCATTTATCTTCTGGAACTCTCCAAGGGAAACGTCTCCGAAGCAGCGAAAAGCGCCGGTAAGTACAGGGCCGACTTCTACGATCTTCTGAAAAAACATAATCTTAATCCGAGTGATTTCAAGAACATAGAATAG
- a CDS encoding ATP-binding protein — translation MAIKKRFTIFSRLILSYFIIILVMGGVNAYTVVKLHQLNDEAIKIFNVDERMIDLKQKLADSILTQLGYEKKYAITKDPVFQSQFKSAEKDFDTYLGQAMPMADTPEKKDALSRVKSLHEQYEALIREEIEPTGTSHFSSFGMGYEKERERVVEQILEALKALESHSAADIYARMKLLQDAAGSALKLAVLMFAVAVALILGISFVSTRSITNPIRMLMEKTKEVSRGVFEGNLSISSPPEISQLAQAVNVMCDKLQKVDKMKSEFFAAVSHELRTPLTSIKQGMSLLGEGVGGPIPDKQERLFAIISEETNRLIDIVNRLLELSKMEAGMMSYDFRHETLPPLVQKVVVEMSPLVEAKKIKLQLTIEQEIPPLKLDRERMLQALRNLVGNAVKFTPEGGKIGISANHTDGSVMLSVQDTGPGIPKENLDAVFEKFRQLPIKNSEWVKGTGLGLAFVKYIITAHGGRVWAESEPGQGSTFIFVLPV, via the coding sequence ATGGCCATAAAGAAGCGGTTCACCATCTTTTCCCGGCTGATCCTTAGTTATTTCATAATAATTTTGGTTATGGGGGGCGTAAACGCCTATACCGTTGTGAAGCTCCATCAGTTGAATGATGAGGCGATTAAAATTTTCAACGTTGATGAGCGCATGATAGATCTCAAACAAAAGCTTGCCGATTCGATCCTCACGCAGCTGGGATATGAAAAGAAGTATGCCATTACTAAAGACCCTGTATTTCAAAGCCAGTTCAAATCGGCTGAAAAGGATTTTGACACCTACCTCGGCCAGGCAATGCCCATGGCAGACACGCCGGAAAAGAAGGATGCATTGAGCCGTGTGAAATCGCTCCATGAACAATATGAAGCGCTCATACGTGAAGAGATAGAACCTACCGGCACAAGTCATTTCTCCTCTTTCGGCATGGGATATGAGAAAGAAAGAGAAAGGGTTGTGGAGCAGATTCTCGAAGCATTGAAAGCGCTCGAGAGTCACTCCGCCGCGGATATTTACGCCCGGATGAAGCTTTTGCAGGACGCCGCGGGCTCAGCACTCAAACTGGCGGTTCTCATGTTTGCAGTCGCTGTTGCACTCATCCTGGGGATTTCTTTTGTCAGTACCCGAAGCATAACAAATCCCATCAGGATGCTCATGGAGAAAACCAAAGAAGTCTCCCGAGGGGTCTTCGAGGGGAATCTCAGCATCTCTTCGCCTCCCGAGATATCGCAGCTGGCACAGGCCGTCAATGTCATGTGCGACAAACTCCAGAAAGTGGACAAGATGAAATCCGAGTTCTTCGCGGCCGTTTCTCATGAGTTGAGAACCCCTCTCACCTCCATAAAACAGGGCATGAGTCTGCTTGGGGAGGGTGTAGGAGGACCGATTCCTGACAAGCAAGAAAGGCTCTTTGCCATCATTTCCGAAGAGACGAACAGACTGATTGACATTGTGAACCGTCTGTTGGAGCTTTCGAAAATGGAAGCAGGCATGATGTCCTATGATTTTCGCCACGAGACCCTCCCACCTCTTGTCCAGAAGGTCGTCGTGGAGATGAGCCCTCTTGTTGAGGCAAAGAAGATTAAGCTTCAGCTCACGATAGAGCAAGAAATACCCCCCCTGAAACTCGACAGGGAAAGGATGCTCCAGGCCCTGAGGAATTTGGTTGGAAACGCGGTAAAATTTACTCCTGAAGGGGGGAAGATCGGAATTTCGGCGAATCATACGGATGGGTCGGTGATGTTGTCTGTGCAGGATACCGGTCCCGGCATACCCAAGGAGAACCTTGACGCCGTGTTTGAAAAATTTCGCCAGCTGCCGATCAAGAATTCCGAGTGGGTAAAGGGCACGGGGTTGGGGTTAGCGTTTGTTAAATATATTATCACGGCTCACGGAGGAAGAGTATGGGCGGAAAGCGAACCCGGCCAGGGAAGCACATTTATATTTGTTTTGCCGGTTTAA
- a CDS encoding AtpZ/AtpI family protein, with amino-acid sequence MPNNKRDNLVALLQYSSHGLEMGLCVVIGILMGYYLDKLFHSSPYLTIIFMLFGVAAAVKAAIRLLKKIEKDDERNDNK; translated from the coding sequence ATGCCAAATAATAAGAGAGATAATCTGGTAGCCCTGCTTCAGTATAGCTCTCACGGCCTTGAGATGGGCCTTTGCGTCGTTATCGGCATCCTTATGGGTTACTATCTTGATAAGCTTTTTCATTCCTCACCATATCTTACGATAATTTTTATGCTTTTCGGTGTCGCAGCAGCCGTGAAAGCGGCTATCAGACTGTTGAAGAAGATTGAAAAAGATGATGAAAGAAACGACAATAAGTGA
- the atpB gene encoding F0F1 ATP synthase subunit A, with protein MEHEGFTWVSLIPFLKNLPPHVSNGIFVSVIVLIAALIGYVQLKKAGDDIVPAGKLTFRNFAELIVETLSNLVTTNMGPRGKEFTLLVGTLALFILFNNISALVPGFMPATSNVNTTFACSLTVFVMTHYYGVREHGIKYLKQFMGPLVWLAPIMIPIEVIGHLARPVSLGLRLFGNMFGDHMVTAMAIGFVPFIFPLTAWVLGCLVALVQTFVFMLLSMAYFAGAISHEEH; from the coding sequence ATGGAGCATGAAGGGTTCACCTGGGTATCTCTGATCCCCTTTCTTAAGAATCTTCCGCCTCACGTTTCCAACGGGATTTTCGTTTCCGTCATAGTCCTCATCGCGGCTCTCATCGGTTACGTTCAACTGAAAAAAGCAGGGGACGATATCGTGCCGGCCGGCAAGCTTACTTTCAGAAACTTCGCAGAGCTTATCGTCGAGACCCTTTCCAATCTTGTCACCACGAATATGGGCCCCCGGGGCAAAGAGTTTACCCTGCTTGTCGGAACCCTTGCCCTCTTTATCCTTTTCAATAACATTTCCGCCCTGGTGCCTGGGTTCATGCCGGCCACCAGCAATGTGAACACAACGTTTGCCTGTTCGCTGACGGTCTTCGTTATGACGCACTATTACGGGGTCCGCGAGCACGGTATCAAGTATCTGAAACAATTCATGGGGCCTCTGGTTTGGCTTGCGCCTATCATGATCCCCATAGAAGTCATCGGCCATCTCGCCCGGCCGGTTTCACTGGGGCTCAGGCTTTTCGGCAATATGTTCGGCGATCATATGGTAACGGCAATGGCCATCGGATTCGTGCCATTCATTTTTCCATTGACCGCCTGGGTATTAGGCTGTCTCGTTGCACTGGTACAAACCTTTGTATTCATGCTCCTCTCCATGGCTTATTTTGCCGGAGCGATTTCGCATGAAGAACATTAA
- a CDS encoding ATP synthase F0 subunit C, whose protein sequence is MKRFLTVLMLLGIFLAVMYGIACAAGEAPAAGLDSSVKQMAALAAGLGLGIAAAGGGIGQGRGLAAALEGIARNPGASGKVLTPMLIGLAMIESLVIYSLVISFILIGKL, encoded by the coding sequence ATGAAGAGGTTTCTAACGGTTTTAATGCTCCTCGGGATTTTCCTCGCTGTTATGTACGGTATTGCTTGTGCTGCCGGTGAAGCTCCAGCAGCAGGTCTCGATTCATCGGTGAAACAGATGGCTGCTCTGGCTGCAGGTCTCGGTCTCGGCATCGCGGCTGCCGGTGGCGGGATCGGTCAGGGTAGAGGTCTTGCTGCCGCACTCGAAGGTATAGCGAGAAATCCCGGCGCTTCGGGCAAGGTATTGACTCCGATGCTCATCGGTCTCGCCATGATCGAATCGCTTGTTATCTATTCACTCGTTATTTCATTTATTTTGATCGGAAAACTGTAA